In Cydia splendana chromosome 3, ilCydSple1.2, whole genome shotgun sequence, one DNA window encodes the following:
- the LOC134806631 gene encoding acetylcholinesterase-like — translation MEYVYLLLSLNAVNCIDLLVSTNTGFVQGVSENGIASFMGIPYAIVDPLNQFGDTLEVPAFEGVYSAKDGTALCPQQDDITYDIIGTLDCLRINVYVPEGTNPDSLLPVMVFIHGGDFRRWNSNRGTYGPDFLVPKGVILVTFNYRLGPYGFMSLHRSDIPGNAGLRDQWKALIWVRDNIAAFGGDSDDITLFGEDAGAASVEVHILSRHSKGLFNKAILQSGSVLCDWAMAEPDINAPMKLAKYLGLDTDDVDDALNYLNTIDPKMVITASIDTGLIETFKPIVEQEFFLVKSMIRDKPSELLNGASLSIPIIIGFNSREEHPNVRYFTDSLDGHFKRANASFRAKMKNYFNLDDEDLDEAVSRVRYFYLPDNNAGLETIESMFDFDADFSLMYPSLRDSRYYVEAGATVYLYTFDYAGGRNYMKNRFRVKLNVGAIHGDEIGYLFQQSPEIHPRCSEINQDTVIINVMTYMWTDFAKTGNPTPAKNVFTWRPVIEEFSYALLGAKLQMIHHPYHRRMAFWDQVFETYGEYMKW, via the exons ATGGAGTACGTTTACCTCCTATTGTCTTTAAACGCAGTGAATTGTATAGATCTACTAGTTTCGACCAATACCGGCTTCGTCCAAGGTGTCAGTGAAAATGGTATCGCCAGTTTCATGGGAATACCTTACGCTATAGTTGACCCGTTGAATCAGTTTGGG GACACGTTAGAGGTACCTGCATTTGAAGGAGTCTACTCAGCTAAAGATGGTACGGCGTTATGTCCACAACAAGATGACATAACTTATGATATAATAGGTACCTTGGACTGCTTACGAATCAATGTCTACGTCCCTGAAGGAACTAACCCTGACAGTCTACTCCCAGTCATGGTCTTCATCCACGGCGGAGATTTCAGGAGATGGAACTCTAACAGAGGCACTTACGGTCCAGATTTCCTTGTCCCCAAAGGCGTCATTCTAGTAACCTTTAATTATAGACTAGGCCCGTATGGATTCATGTCTTTACATAGATCAGATATACCAGGTAACGCTGGATTAAGAGATCAGTGGAAAGCATTAATATGGGTCAGAGATAATATAGCAGCTTTTGGAGGAGATAGTGATGATATTACATTGTTTGGTGAGGATGCAGGCGCTGCTTCCGTAGAAGTCCATATACTTTCAAGACACTCTAAAGGCTTGTTCAATAAAGCTATTTTACAAAGTGGATCGGTGCTTTGTGATTGGGCCATGGCAGAACCGGATATAAATGCACCGATGAAATTAGCTAAATATTTAGGACTTGATACAGATGATGTCGACGACGCTTTAAACTACTTAAACACAATTGATCCTAAAATGGTAATAACTGCATCTATAGATACAGGTCTGATTGAAACTTTTAAACCGATAGTCGAACAAGAATTCTTTCTTGTAAAATCTATGATAAGAGACAAGCCAAGCGAACTATTAAACGGAGCGTCGTTGTCAATCCCAATTATAATAGGATTTAATAGCAGAGAAGAGCATCCTAACGTGCGCTACTTCACAGATTCTCTTGATGGTCATTTTAAAAGAGCCAATGCGAGTTTTAGAGCAAAGATGAAAAATTACTTCAATCTAGATGACGAAGATTTAGATGAAGCTGTGAGCCGAGTTCGATACTTTTACCTACCCGATAATAACGCCGGTCTTGAAACTATTGAATCCATGTTCGACTTTGATGCTGACTTCTCTTTAATGTATCCAAGTTTAAGAGATAGCCGATACTATGTAGAAGCTGGTGCTACAGTATATTTGTATACATTTGATTACGCCGGTGGAAGGAACTATATGAAGAACAGATTTAGGGTGAAATTGAACGTTGGAGCTATACATGGGGATGAGATTGGGTATTTATTTCAACAATCGCCCGAGATACACCCTAGATGCTCAGAAATAAATCAAGATACGGTGATCATAAATGTCATGACATATATGTGGACGGATTTTGCCAAAACCGG taaCCCAACTCCGGCAAAAAATGTTTTCACCTGGAGACCTGTGATTGAAGAATTCTCATACGCGTTGCTAGGTGCTAAACTGCAAATGATACACCACCCCTATCATCGGAGGATGGCGTTCTGGGACCAAGTCTTTGAGACCTATGGAGAATATATGAAATGGTAG